Genomic DNA from Stigmatopora nigra isolate UIUO_SnigA chromosome 17, RoL_Snig_1.1, whole genome shotgun sequence:
TGATTTAACCTTGTGAGATTAGGACTTTCTTTTAGTAATATTCCATAAAATGTTATACATGTGCCTTTTTTGTCTCTGAATattaatgaactttttttttaattgcataacAGGTCTCACAGTGCAAAAGACAGCTGTTCGTTGATTCCGCTAATGCAGGCAGCCAGAGTGAGCATCAGCACCGCTTGCCCCGTCCAAACGTGAAGCCCCTTCATGTAACGCCCCAAAAGAGGAGCAGAGCAAGGCAGCAAGAAACTGAGCAGGCCCAGGATCCACTGCAGGCAAAAGAAACATTCAAGCCTTTTCTAAAGTCAAATTATCTGATTGCCTGTCTCCCTACCTGCCAGGCGAAGGTGACGACGGCTGACATTCCCACCCAGCTGTGCAGGGAAAACATGGAGGGAATGTTAAGAGTGCTGTGGACATGGAAGGCGGCGTGCAGGCCGACAGCCGCGAGCGCCAGGGCAGCCAGCATCAGTCCCGCGTGGAGCAGCTTCCAAGTGCGCTTCTCATGAGACCAACCCCAAGGTACTCTAAACAGGACGGCAGCTAAGTGGCATACAGAGGTGTTTTATTGGGGGGTCCATACATCAACCCATGGGTTGACTACAcccttctttttaaaaaaaaaagaaaactccaTACGCACAAAAGCTTCACTTTTCGATGCAATACATTTTGTCATCCATTGCTGTCAAGGACAGCAAacatactactttttttttacacacacttTCTACAcatgctttttaattttttttaagaaattggTAGCTATGTAGAATTACGTCTAGTTCCACATTTTTGAATGGCACTATGACCTTAAAAGAGCTCTGCCGGTCATCTTGAAACATTTTAGCAATGTTGTTGCTGAAACTGGAATTTTACTATTCAAACTACCACCAATTGTGGAACAGTTGTAAGTGCTGAAAAACGGCAACTCACCCAGGCCATAAAGGACCAGCATACCGGCAATCATGAGCACCGGATGCCAGTTAAATTGAGCCTCCGTTCCATCCCAGGCGAAACCACCACGCCAACGCCAGTTCCAAAAGACCACCATGATCAGGCACGTAAGGCCTGAACTTACACACAGACCATAGGTCATGTAGAAAGACCCTCGCGATCCCATCAGACAGCTTCCACTCCACTGCTTTGTCACTTGGACTCTGAGATAGTGGTGCGGACAAAGGATTGACTTTGGTTCATAACATGTCAATGTGATGGGCGGTCAGGAGGGAGGTTGCCATCATACTACTTCCTGATTGATTTTTCTCAGAGTTACACTATTTTACAGCTTGCTGAGTCACCGAGGCAGAAAATGCCAATATGTTGGGGGAAAAGAATTTTGGAGAATAAGAGATTTTCTCAGAATACTACTAATAGTGAGCAATTTTGCTCCATAATACAAACTTCTGCAATCCAAGtggggataaagcagttcacaGACACGAACAGTTTTGTCATCAAGTCCACAAAAATCAAAGACACCACCTTTCCCACATTCTGGACAATATGGGTGTGGTTATGCCTattgtcaatatttttatataataacctcatacaattgaagtATTATTTGGGAGTATGGCCATATACCACCTACTAAAAATCCTCTTTACCTGTAAACAATATACATTCTCCTTTCTCTCCTCCTTTTCTATGGCCATCAAAGCGAATGCTGAAGgttgagcctgtcctgtcgtatttcttgcatacatttttatttgattaagtGCTTTTCTGGGCCCAAGTAGAAAACTCAACCTGTGTGTTCCTCCAAAACCACTGGAAATGAGGGCTGGTTtcgttcaaatcctggttggaaATCATGTTTCCCTTACATAGAAAAGCATTTTGGAAAAGCATAAATGTTCcagattatgaaaaaaatatgaaacagtatAACAAGATTGGATTCCttttacacagaatgaaaatgaataattttatcTAAAATTTGAAAAGGGGCATTAGTGTCTTGCAATTTTATGCATGCTGTCATTTCCACCTTAATGGAACCCGTTCATTGGATATTGTTTAAactgattttttggggaatattcATCATTTCTGGTGTAACTGTATTTCTGTAATAGAACATTACATATGGTTTGTGGAAAGTGTCACACAATAACAACCTAATCGTACAATAATGTATTTGTAGCCTCCCCTATAAATATTTATGCTTATAAAGGATGCTAGTTACCCTGCATTTGAGTAAATAAACATTAGTATTGGTCActgagaaaagttgtttttctcATAATTAAATATCATAAGACCTATGTGCAGTGTGATTGATTATTCTGTACTGTACCAGTGCTTGCTATTAAAGATAGACACTGACTATAAATGTATTAACTATTCAAAAGTTTTAGTACAGGCAAATTTAATCCAGTGAAAGATGAATGATTATATTACAACATTTCATTACTGTCACTTTAATGTCATGAAAACAATAtagttgtaacagacaaaactAAATACTACTGCATACCTTGTGGAACCTTtggtccagtgaataagtcattggcctcccacctctgtggacctgggttcaaatcctgctttgctctgcttacctaacttttcccacttgaaggtaccataaagtactaagtatgatccgggagtggaaagagacaaaacaacaaatactactgcttaattatgtagagtggtggcccagtggatcagtcatcagtcttccacctctttagtcttgggttcaagtcctagtgcttgcaaagattttcccattattattcaggtaaatgaaagaggtaaaactgcagatactaccagaTACACTCAGAGGATGGTGgatcagtggttaagtcatcagtctcccacctctgtggtcctgggttcaagtcctagtgcctgcaaagattttcctgctattattcaggtaaatgaaagaggtaaaattgCAGATACTACCACAAACTCACAGAGGGTGttggctcagtggttaagtcatcagtctgccaactcttaggtcctgggttcaaatcctaatgcttgcaaagattttcccactattattcaggtaaagaaAGTAGACCAAACAACAAGTACTAAAGATGAATGTtgaagagtggtggcccagtcatcagtctcctttctctttggttctgggttcaaatcctagtgtttgcaatgtttttttcactaagtcatcaggtaaatgaaaaggtaaaagtactagtactactgctttctctcacagggtagttgcccagtgggtaagtcatcagtttgccaactctttggtccctggttcaattcccagtgcaggcaaaggttttcccacaattgttcaggtaaaagaataagtattaatgtctgtgtgtttaactgaataagtattcagtggtggatgaaccattttgtccaaaaactgatgactaagtgtttcaccccatttccttggataaaacaataagtactactgctttcacttacagcagtgcttctcaattattttctgttaggccccccctggcaagaagaaaacttttcacccccccccttccccccccccaacaaccctaaaattgttataagtacaacattttatccttattaacattaaataaaaggaaaaaaaagaaagaagtatagtcaaacttacaaagaataactttattaaaacttgttttaagtctgcaacagaaaagattttaagtgcatcaatgcctgaattaaaaaaataaatgagagcgccactgccagctactgtagtggatgcgcaattacactttatactactacggccaaataaaatcctgttccccagggttacacgcgcccccccaggtatcgcaccacgccccctcaggggggcgcgccccactatttgagaagcactgccttacaggttggtggcccagtggctaagtcatcattttgccaactctttggtctctggttcaattcccagtgcaggcaaatattttccaaatattcagttaaaag
This window encodes:
- the LOC144210667 gene encoding lysosomal membrane ascorbate-dependent ferrireductase CYB561A3-like, which encodes MGSRGSFYMTYGLCVSSGLTCLIMVVFWNWRWRGGFAWDGTEAQFNWHPVLMIAGMLVLYGLAAVLFRVPWGWSHEKRTWKLLHAGLMLAALALAAVGLHAAFHVHSTLNIPSMFSLHSWVGMSAVVTFAWQWILGLLSFLLPCSAPLLGRYMKGLHVWTGQAVLMLTLAACISGINEQLSFALDGVGASAYSSLPAEAIFGNMLGILTVVFSTLVFGILSKANWRRPAANTNEEAAPILLREETRP